In Amaranthus tricolor cultivar Red isolate AtriRed21 chromosome 5, ASM2621246v1, whole genome shotgun sequence, a genomic segment contains:
- the LOC130813666 gene encoding uncharacterized protein LOC130813666: MSKQKRRPPKSPFSMPNLPIIQGYTQLSPSSSSTPSSTPIISPGFSISSSCSANSCPSVDPLENGLEVDLPPMCNEEANKNLEDEDEDEDEEDEDEKEDEGEEENLNEDEVLI; this comes from the exons ATGTCAAAACAAAAACGAAGACCTCCAAAATCTCCATTTTCAATGCCAAATCTTCCAATAATTCAAGGATATACTCAACTCTCACCATCTTCATCCTCAACTCCATCTTCAACTCCAATTATTTCACCGGGATTTTCAATCTCTTCTTCATGTAGTGCGAATTCATGTCCAAGTGTGG ATCcacttgaaaatggattagaggTTGATCTTCCACCAATGTGTAATGAAGAAGCTAACaaaaatttagaagatgaagatgaagatgaagatgaagaagatgaagatgaaaaagaagatgaaggcGAAGAAGAAAATCTAAATGAAGATGAAGTGTTAATTTGA
- the LOC130814150 gene encoding uncharacterized protein LOC130814150, with protein sequence MKCLSKFGIILTLVLSFLLLALLAELLYLLWRRRQQFRHKISRIKPTTTTTTPTIVPNSHSQIFKLEGIYELPSRVLFTIKEEEKEGIEIDEITSVLAENKKSIVGDNYEHLGDSSEVIIMVSDSDFGVEPPFLTPCTSPPFFTPAASPTREHS encoded by the coding sequence ATGAAATGCTTAAGCAAATTTGGCATCATACTCACTTTAGTATTGTCCTTTCTCCTTTTAGCTCTTCTAGCCGAACTCCTTTACCTCTTATGGCGTCGCCGACAACAATTCCGCCACAAAATCAGTCGAATTAAACCCACAACCACCACTACGACACCAACAATTGTTCCCAATTCTCACtctcaaatcttcaaattgGAGGGAATTTATGAACTTCCTTCAAGGGTTTTATTCACcattaaagaagaagaaaaagaaggtaTTGAAATTGATGAAATTACTTCTGTTTTAgcggaaaataaaaaatcaatcgTTGGTGATAATTATGAACATCTTGGTGACTCGTCCGAGGTTATTATTATGGTGAGTGACTCCGATTTCGGCGTCGAACCGCCTTTTTTAACTCCTTGTACATCTCCTCCTTTCTTTACTCCGGCAGCCTCTCCGACGAGAGAACATAGTTAG
- the LOC130814149 gene encoding uncharacterized protein LOC130814149, with protein sequence MAPYEALYGRKCRSPTFWSDISDSLVLGPDLIQSTIDKVKVIQAKMKAAQDRQKSYADLSRRPITYDVGDKVLLKVSPMKGVMRFGVKGKLSPKYVGPYEVLERIGEVAYKLALPVELSKVHNVFHVSQLRRYRSDPSHVIAVESVEVNPNLTFEEKPVKILDRQVRSLRRKEVPLVKVLWRSQKYEQATWETEESMRLKYPELFVAEQSCCR encoded by the coding sequence ATGGCTCCCTACGAGGCTCTTTATGGTAGGAAATGTCGTAGTCCTACTTTCTGGAGCGACATAAGTGATTCGTTGGTGTTGGGACCCGATCTTatccaatctactatagataaggtcaaagttattcaagcaaagatgaaggctgcccaggatcgacaaaagtcttatgccgatttgagtaggagacctattacttatgatgttggggataaggtgcttttgaaggtgtccccaatgaagggagtaatgagatttggtgtgaagggcaagctcagccctaagtatgtgggtccttatgaggtacttgagaggattggtgaagtggcttataagttggctttgccagtcgagctatctaaggttcacaatgtgttccatgtctcTCAGTTACGGCGTTATCGAAGTGACCCTTCGCATGTTATAGCCGTAGAGTCGGTAGAGGTCAACCCTAATTTGACTTTCGAGGAGAAGCCAGTCAAAATCCTTGATCGTCAGGTACGTTCTCTGAGGAGAAAGGAAGTGCCATTAGTGAAAGTTTTGTGGCGTAGTCAAAAGTATGAACAAGCCACCTGGGAAACTGAGGAGTCAATGCGACTTAAGTATCCCGAGTTGTTTGTAGCCGAACAAAG